Part of the Candidatus Delongbacteria bacterium genome, GAGGCGATCGGTGCTCTGGAGAACGGCCTGCGCGACAAGGGCAACAAGGAAATCGCCGCGGCCTGGTTCTACCTGGCCACCGCCTACAACCAGTGCGAGCAGTTCGAGCAGGCCATCTCGGCCAGTGACCAGTGCCTGGCGAACATCGATCGGCTGGGGGCCCGCAAGAAGTTCGTGCGCGGGGGAGTGCATCTGGAGAAGGGTCTGGCCCTGGAGCACAAGGGTGACATTGCCGGAGCCCGCTCCCAGCTGACCCTGGCCGCCGAGGAGCGCGATTGGCGTGATCGGGCCAACTGGGAACTGGACCGCATCAAGAACAACTGAGCGCCCGTTTCCGTTCGGGAGCCAGTCCCGGAACTGACAGAGTCACACGGCGCGTACCTTCGGGTGCGCGTCGTTTGCATTGGGGGTGACCATGGGGAGCGAGCTCACCGAAAGGCTGGAACCGGGCACCCTGCTCGAGCTGGTTCGTTGCAGCCTGGAGCTGCAGGCCGGACACCTTGAGTCCGCCGCCGTGACCCTGAGAGCGCTGGTTCACCGGGGAACCAATCCCCGGGCTCTCAGGGAATGGGCGCTGCAGTTGCTCATCTTCGACGGCTACCCGACCACCATCGAAGCACTGCGTCTGTTGATGGAGGCTCTGCCTCCGGAGCTTGCCCTTGAACTGGCGCACGAAGACCTGGAATCCCCGGATGCCGACACCCGGCGCGGGGAAGAGCTCTTTGCCAGGGTCTACGGCCCGCACGCCCCGATCGTGAAGGCGGCCCTGGGCGCGCGCAGCACGCTCCTGCTGCGCTGGATCCTTGAGCACGGTTATGGGCGCGTGCTGTCCCGTCCCGATCTGGCTGCCGCGGACCGGGAGCTGCTGGCGGTATGCATCCTGGCCCGCAAGGGCTGGCGCCAGCAACTGCGCGCCCATCTGCGCGGTGCTCATTCCTGCGGGGCTCGCCGTGACGAGCTTGAACAGGTGCTTGGGGTCGCCTGCAGCGACACGGGCCTGCTCGATGAGTCATTGAAGCTGGTGGAGAGAATCTGCAAAGCTGAATGAGACTCTCGCAAGCTTTGCTTGCAGTCCTCATCCGCGTTCTTTACTGTCTGCGATGTCAAAAACGGAGGTCCTGTGGGACAGCACGCACGGTTCACTCGATTGTCCCTGGGAGTTCTGCTCGCCCTGGGTACCGCCCCTTCCGCCCTCGCCGATCTGGCCTGGAATCCCACCAGTCTGAATCTGGGCACCCGCGCCACGGACCAGGTTCACTCGGGCAGCCTCTGGCTGCGCAATACCGGGGATGAACCGGTGCTCGTGCAGGATCTGGTCTCCAGTGTGCCCGGAATGGCACTGTCGCCCGCCTCGGCCCTGCTGGCCCCGGGCGACAGCATTCAGGTGGGCTGGCAGTTCCAGCCCGTGCAGAACATGCCCTATGCGGGCGCCCTGGTCGCGTCGAGCAGCGGGGATGCGGCCGCTTGCGCGATGAGCGCTGCCGGCGACTGGCCGGGCACGATCTGGGATTCGACCTATGGGCTGACGGGCGAGGCACTGAAAAGCCAGTTGTACACCCTCGAGCGCGTGCATACCGAGCTGTCCTACGACGCGGCCCGAGCGCTGATGTTCGGCACCATCGACAATGTGGGAGGATGGGTCGAAGGTGTGTACACCGGTTTCCTGGTGCAGACCTCGGGCATTCCTGATCCCAACGTCATGAACACCGAACACAGCTGGCCCCAGAGCATGTTCGATGGGCGCGACAGCATTCGCACCGATCTGCATCATCTCTTTCCGTCCAAGTCCACCATCAATTCCAGTCGCGGCAACCTGCCCTTCGGGATGGTGGTCAACTCGTCCAGCGGCTTTCCCCAGTTTGGCTGCGATCGTGGCACCGACTCCAACGGTGTGACGGTCTTCGAACCCCGTGACCAGCACAAGGGCGATGTGGCGCGCGCCATGTTCTATGCATCCATCCACTACAGCAACCCAATGGGCTTTCTGGATTACATGGAACCCACGCTGCGCGCCTGGAGCCTCCAGGATCCCGTGAGCACCAAGGAAAGCAGCCGCAACACGGCCATCCAGTCCGCTCAGGGCAATCGCAATCCCTTCGTGGACCATCCCGAACTGCTGGACCGCATGGCCAGCATCAGCGGCAATGCCAACCTGCCGTCCCAGCCTGCCCTGGCCGTCTGGCCGCCCGCGGGGCTGGACCTGGGCGCCGGTGACTCCGGTCTGCTCAATGGTCACCTGGTTCTGGTGAATTCGGGCAACACCACCCTGCATCCCTCGGGCCAGCAGGTGAGCCCCGCCGGCTTCAGTGTGAGCGGTCTGCCGACCAGCCTGGCTCCCGGACAGAGCGTCAGCCTGAATGTGATCGCCGATGGCGCCGTGCCCGGCGAGTACAGTTCCATCCTGTCCTTCAATACCGAAGCCGGGTCGGTGGCGTTGCCCCTGCAGGCCACCGTGGGGGCGGCCGTGGTGCTGCCGGCTCCCGTGCTGCATATCGCACGGGTCAGCAGTTTCATTTCGCTGAGCTGGGCGGCCGTGGAAGGTGCCGGTCAGTACCGGGTGGAACGCCAGTCGCCCGGTCAGGCCTGGATCACGGTGGGCACCTCCAGTCAGCCGGGTTACGCCGAACTGATGCCCGCCAATCCGTCCCAGCGCCTCTACCGGGTCATTGCCCTGCCCTGATCGGAGGATCACGCGACCGACTGTCAATGGGGCCATTCACTGGTGCGTGAATGGCCCCATTTCCTTTGACCGGAGTCGGGCCGGAGAAGGGAGACCCGCGCTGCGGGAGGCAGAGCGTCTCACTGAGTCCGCTGGGCCAGCCTGCACGGTGACAGAATCCCGCAGACCGGGGTGTCCTGCGTCAAAAGAAATGGGGCTGGATCCCCGAAGGAAATCCAGCCCCGAGAGACCGAAGCTGAAGGTCTCTACTCAAGAATCGCGGTGATCCGATAGCAGTGCAGGTCGGAGGGGCGCGGCGCCATCCACTGCGTGCCCATGTACACTCCGCTGGTATCTTCGGTGAATGTACCCCACGGGGTGGCGCTGCTGTAGACGATGTAGCCGGACGCACCCGCCACGGGCAACCATTCCAGCGTGACCACGTCATTCACCGCCGTGATGCTGGTGATCACGGGCGCGCAGCCGTTGGTGTTGAAGCCGCTGAAGTCCACGGCACCCAGGGTCTGAACCTCGTCGTCATCGAAGATCATGGCGTCGATGCTGCTTTCGTCCGCGCTGCCCCAGAAATTGCCACAGGCTTCGATCGGGTTGCTGGTATTGTTGTACAGCGCGTAGCCCTGATTGGCGAGGATGCAGTTGCCGCCTCCGTTTCCTGAACAGGAACCAAGATTCGCCGTGTTTCCATTGTGGAAAATGCCATTGCCCAGGTTGGCCGCGATGAGGCTGCCGCCCAGCGAGAAGCTGCAGTAGTCGGCACGCAGACCGTGGCTGGCGCTGAAGAGCAGACGCGACTCGTTGATGTTCAGTGCATCGCAGTACTGGGCTTGCAGTGCCGATTGCCCATTGCCGGCAAAATCGATGTAGCACCAGTTCAGATTGCCGATGCCATCATTGCTGGAATAGCCATTGAGTGTCACGCCCTTCCAGTCTCCGGGCATGGGATTGATCGCGCCGTCGCCACCCGTATCGCCGCCCACGCTGTCGTCCTGCAGCGAGGTGAGATGCACGGGGGCTGAGGCCTGACCGCTTGCATTCAACGTGCCAAAGACATAGAACTGGCCGGTGAGCTGGCTCTTGCAGACAAGACCCGGGGCAAGGTTCAGACTGACACCGGCGTCCACGGTCACCGTGCCGGTCAGGATGAACGGGAAGCTGGCGTCCGGGTTCTGCCAGGTCCGGTCGTTGTGGACGGTGCCCCTCAGGCCCAGACCGTTCACCCCGTTGCCCACCCCGGTGTTGCCACTGTAATCCGTCAGGGTGGCTGCATCCAGCCAGACTCCCCAGGAGGTGTTGTGCTCGAAATGGTTGTCCAGCAGATCGCAGGCGGACCCTGTGGCCGTCAGACCGCTGGCCAGATTGTACTCGCTGAGACAGCGGGTGAATGCGGGAGAACAGTATTCCACGCTGATTCCATTGGAACTGCACTGACCGATGGTGCAGTCCTCAAAGGTCGCCGTGTCGCAGTACTGCAGGCGCAGGCCCGCCTGACCGCCCGTTGCGCCACCCGCATGTCGGATCACGGTATGATCCAGATCGGCGATGCCGTCGCTGCTCGAGTATCCGTAACAGGTCACTCCCAGCCAGTCACCCGGACTGCCGCTGCTGGGACCGTCCCCGTTGGTGTCACCGCCCTGACTGTCGTCCCGGAAGGAGACGAGCTGCACGGGGGCTTCGGGAGTTCCCGGGCAGATCAGGCTGCCATACACCAACAACTGGCCGTTGCTCATGCATTTGAGCAGAGTGCCTGCCGGCAGGGTCAGGCTGGCGTCGTCGTTCACGAGGGTGCTGCCCGTGAGCACGAAGGGAAAGCTTGGTGAAACTTCGTTCCAGATCCGGTTTGCGGAGACCGTGCCGCTCAGTCCGAAGCCATTGATGCCATTGCCGGTGCCCATGTTGCCACTGTAGTCCAGCAGTGTCACGGAACTCAGCAAGGCGCCCCAGCCCGTGTTGCCATCGAAGGTGTTGTCCGTCAGCTGGGTGGCCGTGGAGTTGCCGGCATACAGACCGTGGCCCCGATTGTCGTTGAACAGGCAGCGCTCGAACACAGGACTGCAGTACTCGACGACCGAACCACTGGAGCTGCAGGACTGGAACGTGCAGTCGTCCAGCTGGGCCCAGTCGCAGTAGGACAGGTACAGCCCCCCCTGACTGCCGCTGCTGCCACCGCCATGCTGGATGATCGTCCAGTCCAGATCGGCGATGCCGTCGAAGTACGTATAGCCGTAGCATTTCACGCCCAGCCAGTCACCGGGGCTGCCGCTGCTGGGGCCGTCTCCGTTCGTGTCCCCGCCGAATGCGTCTTCCTTGAGCGACACCAGACGCACCGGATCCATTTCGGTGCCCGGGCAGATGAGACTGCCATTGACCAACAGCATTGCATGGTCCGCACCCTTCACCAGGGTGCCCGCCGGCAGGGTGAGACTGACATCGTCGTTGACCACCACGGTGCCCGTGAGCACGAAGGGAAAGCCCGGATCCGGCTGGTTCCAGACACGGTCGGATGTCACGGTCCCGTTCAGGGCCAGACCATTCATCCCGTTGCCCGTTCCCGTGTTGCCGTTGTAGTCCGTCAGTGTGGAACTGACCAGCTGGGCCCCCCAGCCACCGTTCTGGTTGAAATGGTTGTCGGTCAGCACCGTGGGCCCGTTGCCATGGCCGTCCAGACCATGGCCCAGATTCTGTTCCAGCAGGCAGTCCACCAGCACGGGGCTGCAGTATTCCATCACGATGCCACTGGCACTGCATTGACCGATGGTGCAATGGCTGAGCTGGGTGTCGTCACTGTAACTGGCGAACACACCGCCCGTGCTGCCCGTCGTACCGCCCGCGTGCCGGATCACGGTCCAGTCCAGAGCGAGGATTCCGTTGGCGCCGGAATACCCGTAGCCCTTGATGCCAAGCCAGTCACCGGGAAATCCCTGACTGGGCCCATCGCCATTGGTGTCGCCGCCCTGGCTGTCATCCTTGAGCGAGACGAATTGCACTTCATTGCCCGATGATCCCGTGCAGTACAGGTTGCCATTCACCAGCAGCAGTGCCTGGTCCGCGGCTTTCACCAGGGTGCCCGCAGGCAGGGTCAGGCTGACCTCGTCGACGATGTTCACGGTTCCAACGAGAATGAATGGGAAGCTGGGGTCGGCCTGGGTCCAGGTGGCCGAGGTGTTCAGCGTGCCATTCAACAACCCCAGCCCGTTGAATCCATTGGCCGAGCCGGTATTGCCGCTGTACGCCGTCAGGCTGGCGGAAGCCAGAACGACGGCCCAGCCACCGTTGTTGGTGAAGGTGTTGTTCACCAGTTCCGGGGCCCCACCCCCTGACGTCATGCCTCCGCTCGTGTTGGCATCCAGCAGGCAGCCGCTCAGAACGGGGGAGCAGTTCAGACTGTTGATGCCCCATTGGCCGCTCTGGGCCACCACGGTGGTTTCCAGCAAGGCGCTGTCGCTGTAGTACAGGTATACGGCAGAACTGCCTTCCGCTTCGGCGCTGCCACCGTACAGCACCTTGCCGTGCTGCATCGAGATGATGCCGTCGTAGCCCGAGTAGCCGTAGCAGTACAGACCTTTCCAGTCGCCGGACATGGGTGAGCCTGTGGAGCCATCGATGGTTTCGCCCGTGAAATCGTCATTCGAACTGGTCAGGACGACCGGCTGATCCGACAGCCCCGGTGCATTCAGGGTGCCGTACACAAGCAGCTGGGTTCCCGGGCTGAACTTCAGTACGGCACCGGGGTCCAGATTGAGGGTCGTTTCATCGTCCACCTGCAGGTTGCCCACAACATGGTAGGTCCCGGCACCCCAGGTCTGACCGGATACATTGCCGCTGACAATCGTGTAGGCCCGTGCTTCGGGCAGCAGGGCCAGGCCCAGCAGGAGGGCGGGCCAGTACAGGAAGCGTTGCATGGTCGTCGTTCTCCATGTTGCTGGGCGGGAAGGCATGAACATCGGCCCGGCCAGAAAAATTCTTGGTGTGCAAGGTGCTGCGAAGGGCAGAATGTGAATCAGCCATGAAATTCTTGTCAAAACTTGCAAGTTTCATGCCCCTTGCCCGATTCGGCTTGCGCAGCAATGTTCTGATGCCAACAGATTGATTTTCTGAAAGATGAATTCGGCCATCCCGCGTCCTGATTCCGGCGAACCGCCCGAAATCGTACAAGGGAACAGGATGCGGCCTCTGCCGCTCCAGCCCGCGAATCCTGTCGTGCGCCGTCCCCCGAACAGAGGTCACAAGCCGGGAGCGTGGCGCTGGCGTTGTCGGCCACCGTCGGCCAGGCCGTGGTGCTGCCGGCTCCCGTGCTGCATATCGCACGGGTCAGCAGTTTCGTTTCGCTGAGCTGGGCGGCCGTGGAAGGTGCCGGTCAGTACCGGGTGGAACGCCAGTCTCCCGGTCAGGCCTGGATCACGGTGGGCAGTTCCAGCCAGCCGGGTTTTGCCGACCTGATGCCTGCCGCCCCGTCGCAGCGGCATTGCCGGGTGATTGCCCTGCCCTGATCCGCCTCACTGCACCGACAGTCCATGGGGCCGTTCACTCCCAAGGGTGAACGGCCCCATTTTCCGTTCAGGATCCTGTGGCTGACGCCGCAGGGCTGGTGGCGCGACACGCCGGAAACGGCTCGTCCCTGCCGCCTGACATCCTGTTGGGCAAGGGATTCCGGGGCAAGAGAAAGGGCTGGATTCCCCTCAGGAAATCCAGCCCCGGAGACCGAAGCTGAAGGTCTCTACTCGAGAATCGCGGTGATGCGGTAACAGTGGAGGTCGGAGGGGCGCGGCGCCATCCACTGCGTGCCCATGTACACTCCGCTGGTATCTTCGGTGAAAGTACCCCACGGGGTGGCGCTGCTGTACACGATGTAACCGGACGCACCCGCCACGGGCAGCCATTCCAGGGTGACCACGTCATCCACCGCCGTGATGCTGGTGATCACGGGCGCGCAGCCGATCACGCTGAAATTGCTGAAGTCCACCGCACCGAAGCTGGCATTCTCGTCGTCATCGTGAATCATGGCGTCAATGGTGGCCGGATCGTCGCTGCCCCAGAAGTTTCCGCAGGC contains:
- a CDS encoding carboxymuconolactone decarboxylase family protein; its protein translation is MGSELTERLEPGTLLELVRCSLELQAGHLESAAVTLRALVHRGTNPRALREWALQLLIFDGYPTTIEALRLLMEALPPELALELAHEDLESPDADTRRGEELFARVYGPHAPIVKAALGARSTLLLRWILEHGYGRVLSRPDLAAADRELLAVCILARKGWRQQLRAHLRGAHSCGARRDELEQVLGVACSDTGLLDESLKLVERICKAE
- a CDS encoding right-handed parallel beta-helix repeat-containing protein, which codes for MQRFLYWPALLLGLALLPEARAYTIVSGNVSGQTWGAGTYHVVGNLQVDDETTLNLDPGAVLKFSPGTQLLVYGTLNAPGLSDQPVVLTSSNDDFTGETIDGSTGSPMSGDWKGLYCYGYSGYDGIISMQHGKVLYGGSAEAEGSSAVYLYYSDSALLETTVVAQSGQWGINSLNCSPVLSGCLLDANTSGGMTSGGGAPELVNNTFTNNGGWAVVLASASLTAYSGNTGSANGFNGLGLLNGTLNTSATWTQADPSFPFILVGTVNIVDEVSLTLPAGTLVKAADQALLLVNGNLYCTGSSGNEVQFVSLKDDSQGGDTNGDGPSQGFPGDWLGIKGYGYSGANGILALDWTVIRHAGGTTGSTGGVFASYSDDTQLSHCTIGQCSASGIVMEYCSPVLVDCLLEQNLGHGLDGHGNGPTVLTDNHFNQNGGWGAQLVSSTLTDYNGNTGTGNGMNGLALNGTVTSDRVWNQPDPGFPFVLTGTVVVNDDVSLTLPAGTLVKGADHAMLLVNGSLICPGTEMDPVRLVSLKEDAFGGDTNGDGPSSGSPGDWLGVKCYGYTYFDGIADLDWTIIQHGGGSSGSQGGLYLSYCDWAQLDDCTFQSCSSSGSVVEYCSPVFERCLFNDNRGHGLYAGNSTATQLTDNTFDGNTGWGALLSSVTLLDYSGNMGTGNGINGFGLSGTVSANRIWNEVSPSFPFVLTGSTLVNDDASLTLPAGTLLKCMSNGQLLVYGSLICPGTPEAPVQLVSFRDDSQGGDTNGDGPSSGSPGDWLGVTCYGYSSSDGIADLDHTVIRHAGGATGGQAGLRLQYCDTATFEDCTIGQCSSNGISVEYCSPAFTRCLSEYNLASGLTATGSACDLLDNHFEHNTSWGVWLDAATLTDYSGNTGVGNGVNGLGLRGTVHNDRTWQNPDASFPFILTGTVTVDAGVSLNLAPGLVCKSQLTGQFYVFGTLNASGQASAPVHLTSLQDDSVGGDTGGDGAINPMPGDWKGVTLNGYSSNDGIGNLNWCYIDFAGNGQSALQAQYCDALNINESRLLFSASHGLRADYCSFSLGGSLIAANLGNGIFHNGNTANLGSCSGNGGGNCILANQGYALYNNTSNPIEACGNFWGSADESSIDAMIFDDDEVQTLGAVDFSGFNTNGCAPVITSITAVNDVVTLEWLPVAGASGYIVYSSATPWGTFTEDTSGVYMGTQWMAPRPSDLHCYRITAILE
- a CDS encoding endonuclease encodes the protein MGQHARFTRLSLGVLLALGTAPSALADLAWNPTSLNLGTRATDQVHSGSLWLRNTGDEPVLVQDLVSSVPGMALSPASALLAPGDSIQVGWQFQPVQNMPYAGALVASSSGDAAACAMSAAGDWPGTIWDSTYGLTGEALKSQLYTLERVHTELSYDAARALMFGTIDNVGGWVEGVYTGFLVQTSGIPDPNVMNTEHSWPQSMFDGRDSIRTDLHHLFPSKSTINSSRGNLPFGMVVNSSSGFPQFGCDRGTDSNGVTVFEPRDQHKGDVARAMFYASIHYSNPMGFLDYMEPTLRAWSLQDPVSTKESSRNTAIQSAQGNRNPFVDHPELLDRMASISGNANLPSQPALAVWPPAGLDLGAGDSGLLNGHLVLVNSGNTTLHPSGQQVSPAGFSVSGLPTSLAPGQSVSLNVIADGAVPGEYSSILSFNTEAGSVALPLQATVGAAVVLPAPVLHIARVSSFISLSWAAVEGAGQYRVERQSPGQAWITVGTSSQPGYAELMPANPSQRLYRVIALP